TTCGGGAAGCTAACCCGGAAATTTTAACTTTAATGCCTACAGGTGTATCAGCTTTAGTGGCGTTGGAAAAAGTAGGAGAAATGCGAAGTAATGAGGTGGTTTTAGTTACTGCTGCTGCTGGAGGTACGGGACATATTGCTGTACAATTGGCTAAGTTAGCGGGTAATCATGTAATAGGAATTTGTGGATCGGATGCTAAGGTAAAATTGTTGAAGGATTTGGGGTGCGATCGCCCAATCAACTACCGCCAAGAAAACCTAAACACAGTTTTACAACAAGAATATCCTCAAGGCATTAACTTAGTATTTGAATGTATTGGCAAAGAAACATTTGACACTTGTGTAGATAATTTAGCTGTACGAGGCAGATTAGTAATTGTCGGGTTTATATCCGAATATTTAAATGATTTTGAATTGGTAAATCAGCCGAGAATTTATAGTAAAATATTCTGGAAAGCTGCTTCTGTGCGAGGTTTTTTGATGCCGCATTATGCAGAGTTTGGGGCGGAGGTGTGCGATCGACTTTTAAACCTTTACTATTCCGGTAAAATTCAAGTAACAGTTGACCCCACTGAGTTTAAAGGATTAGAGTCAATTCCTGATGCCGTAGAATACCTGCTGAGTGGGAAAAACTGCGGCAAAGTAGTAGTTAGTTTTTAATCTAAAAAAACCGCAGTACATTTAATTTCCACAATCAACCCAGGAGTAGACAAAGCAGTAATCCCAAAACCAGTCCAAGTCGGAAAATTGTTAGTAAAATATCTATCCTTCACCTGCATAAACAATTGCAAATGGGGAATCGTAAAATTTTGTTGTTCCCCAGGCGAAACAGGTGGTTGTCCAGTAACATGATAAGTAACCATTTCTACCACATCATCAAAAGTTGCACCTGCCGCCGTCAACACCTTTTTTACATTCTCAAAAGCTTGGACAAATTGCGGTTCAACTCCCTGGACAACTTGCATATTTTCATCCCTACCTACTTGCCCGGAAATGTATAATGTATTATTAATTTTGATTCCCGGACAATAATGGTACTTTTCATACAAAACTTCCATTCCTTTAGGGATAATCACTTCGCGCTTAGACATATAACCAGCAATTTTTAAATTGCTAACTCAATTAATTAGATAAATTTTACAATAATTTTACAGATGAGGAAAGGGAAATGACAGAACAACAGCAAAAAACA
The genomic region above belongs to Phormidium ambiguum IAM M-71 and contains:
- a CDS encoding quinone oxidoreductase family protein; the protein is MTLTKYRKLIAKNLSNDFKSAVEIVEADIPILSANNILIRNKYAGINAGFDTLSCRGEVPYINLTPPFDLGVEAVGEIVAVGSEVKDLQIGDAVATTVRGGGYREYQVLDAKLAVKIREANPEILTLMPTGVSALVALEKVGEMRSNEVVLVTAAAGGTGHIAVQLAKLAGNHVIGICGSDAKVKLLKDLGCDRPINYRQENLNTVLQQEYPQGINLVFECIGKETFDTCVDNLAVRGRLVIVGFISEYLNDFELVNQPRIYSKIFWKAASVRGFLMPHYAEFGAEVCDRLLNLYYSGKIQVTVDPTEFKGLESIPDAVEYLLSGKNCGKVVVSF
- a CDS encoding RidA family protein, which translates into the protein MSKREVIIPKGMEVLYEKYHYCPGIKINNTLYISGQVGRDENMQVVQGVEPQFVQAFENVKKVLTAAGATFDDVVEMVTYHVTGQPPVSPGEQQNFTIPHLQLFMQVKDRYFTNNFPTWTGFGITALSTPGLIVEIKCTAVFLD